The Helicobacter sp. 11S03491-1 genome includes a region encoding these proteins:
- a CDS encoding SMR family transporter: MSKTRAWIFLMIAIVAEVIATISLKVSSGDLWGYILMGIFIIFSYYMMGLSVKIIPISIAYAMWEVLGLILICSFGIVVFGEILTFYQKLGLGFGIIGIILINLGKK; the protein is encoded by the coding sequence ATGTCTAAAACACGTGCATGGATATTTCTCATGATTGCTATAGTTGCAGAAGTGATTGCCACTATTTCTCTCAAAGTTTCTTCCGGGGATTTATGGGGATATATTTTAATGGGGATTTTTATTATTTTTTCATATTATATGATGGGTTTATCCGTGAAAATTATCCCTATTAGCATTGCTTATGCAATGTGGGAAGTTTTGGGGTTGATATTGATTTGTAGTTTTGGCATAGTTGTTTTCGGAGAGATTTTAACTTTTTATCAAAAGCTTGGCTTAGGCTTTGGTATTATTGGGATTATTTTAATCAACTTAGGCAAAAAATAA
- the lgt gene encoding prolipoprotein diacylglyceryl transferase, translating into MYSKWNEIYSIFNPIAFEIFGIQVHWYGIAYVLALLVSLYIAKYFIRHDPQRFPISNKNIDNYFIWVEIGVILGARIGYIAIYDPNSLYYFSHPWQIFNPFDMQGNFVGIRGMSYHGALIGFLIASVLFAYKKHQKFLLYMDLVAISVPLGYVFGRIGNFLNQELYGRIVPLGDSWGQKIGILVNSELRYPSQLIEAFLEGIVVFILVIIAKKFLKTQGMLIVVYGVSYGIMRFVAEFWREPDVQMGYYFGGLSMGQILSILMILVSLGLLFYIKSKKNV; encoded by the coding sequence ATGTATAGCAAATGGAATGAAATTTATAGTATTTTTAATCCCATAGCTTTTGAAATATTTGGTATTCAAGTGCATTGGTATGGCATTGCTTATGTTTTAGCCTTGTTGGTTTCTCTTTATATTGCTAAATATTTTATAAGACATGATCCACAAAGATTCCCTATTTCAAATAAAAATATAGATAATTATTTTATTTGGGTTGAAATTGGTGTTATTTTGGGAGCAAGAATTGGGTATATTGCTATTTATGATCCAAATAGTTTGTATTATTTTAGCCATCCTTGGCAGATTTTTAATCCTTTTGATATGCAAGGTAATTTTGTAGGGATTCGGGGCATGAGTTATCATGGAGCTTTGATTGGATTTTTGATAGCTTCTGTTTTGTTTGCATACAAGAAACATCAAAAGTTTTTACTTTATATGGATTTGGTTGCCATAAGTGTGCCCTTAGGTTATGTATTTGGTAGGATTGGTAATTTCCTTAATCAAGAACTTTATGGTCGTATTGTGCCTTTAGGAGATAGTTGGGGACAAAAAATTGGCATTCTTGTGAATAGCGAACTTCGCTATCCTAGCCAGCTTATTGAAGCTTTTTTAGAAGGAATTGTTGTTTTTATCCTTGTCATAATTGCAAAAAAATTTTTAAAAACACAAGGTATGCTTATTGTTGTTTATGGCGTATCTTACGGGATTATGCGCTTTGTTGCTGAATTTTGGCGTGAGCCTGATGTGCAAATGGGATATTATTTTGGGGGGTTGAGTATGGGGCAGATTTTAAGCATCCTCATGATTTTGGTTTCCTTAGGATTGTTATTTTATATCAAAAGCAAAAAAAATGTCTAA
- a CDS encoding RluA family pseudouridine synthase — MEKAYKLLSLQEKISNKKAKTLIDKGLVSLKGKKIMLGRMELPKDSIFQISQVQKPKVIFEDKNILAVDKPPFIESYELAQMFKDRVLLHRLDKDTSGVILFVKDRSPFHLQAKNAFKNQEVYKEYLALVEGIVSQECEINKPILTIKTTHAKSKISKAGLQAQTYIKPLRIIGKKTLLEVVIKTGRTHQIRVHLKSIFHPIVGDNFYGGMDAKRLMLHAHKISLLGYEFVSQEPMEFQNL, encoded by the coding sequence ATGGAAAAAGCCTATAAACTTTTAAGTCTGCAAGAAAAAATTTCAAATAAAAAGGCTAAAACTTTAATCGATAAGGGTCTTGTAAGTCTAAAAGGTAAAAAAATCATGCTCGGACGCATGGAATTACCTAAAGATTCTATTTTTCAAATTTCTCAAGTCCAAAAACCCAAAGTTATTTTTGAAGACAAAAATATTCTTGCTGTGGATAAACCCCCTTTTATTGAGAGCTATGAGTTAGCTCAAATGTTTAAAGACCGGGTATTGTTGCATCGATTGGATAAGGATACAAGTGGGGTTATTTTGTTTGTAAAAGACAGGAGTCCTTTCCATTTGCAAGCAAAAAATGCCTTTAAAAATCAAGAAGTATATAAGGAATATCTTGCTTTGGTAGAGGGGATTGTTAGCCAAGAGTGCGAAATCAATAAGCCTATCTTGACAATTAAAACCACTCACGCTAAAAGCAAAATTTCCAAAGCAGGGCTTCAGGCGCAAACTTATATCAAGCCACTTCGCATTATAGGTAAAAAAACCTTGCTTGAAGTTGTTATCAAAACAGGACGCACACATCAAATCAGAGTACATTTAAAAAGTATTTTTCACCCCATTGTTGGAGATAATTTTTATGGGGGTATGGATGCAAAACGTTTAATGCTTCATGCCCATAAAATTTCTTTGTTGGGATATGAGTTTGTTTCTCAAGAGCCTATGGAGTTTCAAAATTTATAG
- the waaA gene encoding lipid IV(A) 3-deoxy-D-manno-octulosonic acid transferase translates to MFEVIYYLLTVIVYIISLPLLLFALLKSKYRHSIPARFFLKDFYLYTSPAFWFHACSYGEIKSLEPIIKAMPLKPILITTITQTGFDLARHTYQDYAHIQVKFLPFEIFIPFWKKKLQFLQTLIITEAELWYLVLKTAKNVGAKTMLINSRISTHSFPRYKKIAWFYKRLFHQIDEVLAQGKDDILRLELLGAKNPKVFGNLKLLGTPHIRTHYPKSPKLTIIAASTHPGEEELILQAFLKLRDSLEKCWLIVVPRHPERFKEVERFIEKTLANTPYKYKVFSQEGFSQECDVLLADILGELFNLYAIGDVVILGGSFDKIGGHNPLEPAFFHTKLLSGPHIFNQSALFEAIEGYQIVEANQLAQTLCNYHFLPNTNILNQDNKLQSLLNSITNSHHHF, encoded by the coding sequence ATGTTTGAAGTGATATATTATTTATTAACAGTTATAGTTTATATTATTTCGCTTCCATTATTACTTTTTGCTTTATTGAAGTCTAAATACAGGCATTCTATCCCTGCAAGATTTTTTCTCAAAGATTTTTATCTTTACACGTCTCCTGCTTTTTGGTTTCATGCTTGTTCTTATGGTGAGATAAAATCCTTGGAACCCATCATCAAAGCAATGCCTCTAAAACCTATTCTTATTACAACTATTACACAAACCGGATTTGATTTAGCAAGACACACATATCAAGATTACGCCCATATACAAGTTAAGTTTTTGCCTTTTGAAATTTTTATTCCTTTTTGGAAAAAAAAACTTCAATTTCTTCAAACTCTCATTATCACAGAGGCAGAATTGTGGTATTTGGTGCTAAAGACTGCTAAAAATGTGGGAGCAAAAACAATGCTTATCAATTCTAGAATTTCTACGCATTCTTTCCCCAGGTATAAAAAAATTGCATGGTTTTATAAGAGGTTGTTCCATCAGATTGATGAAGTTCTCGCACAAGGGAAGGATGACATTTTAAGACTTGAATTATTAGGAGCAAAAAATCCAAAGGTTTTTGGAAATCTTAAACTTCTAGGCACCCCTCATATTCGCACTCATTATCCCAAAAGTCCAAAACTTACTATCATCGCAGCAAGCACTCATCCCGGAGAAGAAGAATTGATTTTGCAAGCTTTTTTAAAGCTCAGAGATTCTCTGGAAAAATGTTGGCTTATTGTCGTTCCCAGACATCCTGAGAGGTTTAAGGAAGTTGAGAGATTTATTGAAAAAACACTTGCAAATACTCCTTATAAATATAAAGTTTTTTCCCAAGAGGGTTTTTCTCAAGAATGTGATGTTTTGCTTGCGGATATTTTAGGAGAACTCTTTAATCTTTATGCCATTGGCGATGTGGTTATTTTGGGTGGATCGTTTGATAAAATAGGAGGTCATAATCCACTTGAGCCGGCATTTTTTCATACAAAGCTTCTTAGTGGTCCTCATATTTTTAATCAAAGCGCTCTTTTTGAGGCTATTGAAGGGTACCAAATTGTTGAGGCAAATCAATTAGCCCAAACTCTTTGTAATTATCATTTTTTGCCAAATACAAATATTTTAAATCAAGATAATAAACTTCAAAGTCTTCTGAATTCTATTACAAATTCTCATCATCATTTCTAA
- a CDS encoding zinc ribbon domain-containing protein, whose amino-acid sequence MNKDLHQLIQISNLDKEIDALEPQIELKRGELDKAIRSKESKNRELLALEEEKEGIKLQISRNNQVLQDMGAKLESVYKKISEVRSERELKALNVEEEIAKEQIAQANQEIQRLEGELDHKFGMQKSIQTAIAQLDETIKSLEGKVNEDIEEIKAQQHEIFDEKQKLIVVMDQKLIGFYEKVRKWAKNSSVVPVRKQACGGCFIRINDRVYAEIIQSNDIITCPHCGRILYIEES is encoded by the coding sequence ATGAATAAAGATCTCCACCAACTCATTCAGATATCTAATCTTGATAAAGAAATTGATGCCCTAGAACCTCAAATTGAGCTTAAAAGAGGCGAGCTTGATAAAGCAATCCGATCTAAGGAATCCAAAAATAGAGAATTGCTTGCTTTAGAGGAAGAAAAAGAGGGTATTAAGCTTCAGATTTCTAGAAATAATCAAGTTTTACAAGATATGGGCGCTAAACTTGAATCTGTTTATAAAAAAATCTCTGAAGTTCGATCAGAAAGAGAACTTAAGGCGCTTAATGTTGAAGAAGAAATTGCCAAAGAACAAATTGCTCAAGCCAATCAAGAAATACAAAGACTTGAAGGGGAGCTGGATCATAAATTTGGAATGCAAAAATCTATTCAAACAGCTATTGCCCAATTAGATGAAACTATCAAATCTCTTGAAGGCAAGGTCAATGAGGATATTGAAGAAATCAAAGCGCAACAACATGAAATTTTTGATGAAAAACAGAAACTTATTGTTGTAATGGATCAAAAATTGATTGGCTTTTATGAGAAAGTTAGAAAATGGGCAAAAAATTCAAGCGTTGTTCCTGTTAGGAAACAAGCATGTGGAGGGTGTTTTATCAGAATCAACGATCGCGTATATGCTGAAATTATTCAAAGTAACGATATTATTACTTGTCCTCATTGTGGAAGGATTCTTTATATTGAAGAATCTTAA
- a CDS encoding Nif3-like dinuclear metal center hexameric protein encodes MKVSQIYDFLNTLSPFSLQESWDNSGLNLGIIEGEVQSIYTCLELTFPIVKEIAPQSLVITHHPLFFKPLKTFIYDNYPANLAKILIEKNCSVICMHTNFDTTHLNPYFAKEVLGFENLKSGGIALNTPIDSIDFEILLKDIKQKLAIHNLLYVQATHKIDHIYIVCGGGSSYLYNGEMKSRSCLITGDIKYHDAMIAKSLGISLIDVGHYVSERFFPKIVESILKTKGYQAIIKDCENPFAYL; translated from the coding sequence ATGAAGGTTTCTCAAATTTATGATTTCTTAAATACCCTTTCTCCCTTTTCTCTTCAAGAGAGTTGGGATAATAGCGGGCTAAATTTAGGGATCATCGAAGGTGAGGTTCAAAGCATTTACACATGCTTGGAACTTACTTTCCCAATTGTTAAAGAAATCGCACCTCAAAGTCTTGTTATCACTCATCACCCTTTGTTTTTTAAGCCATTAAAGACTTTTATCTATGATAATTATCCTGCTAATCTTGCAAAGATTTTGATAGAAAAAAATTGCTCTGTTATTTGTATGCATACCAATTTTGATACCACGCATCTTAACCCTTATTTTGCTAAAGAAGTTTTAGGGTTTGAAAATCTAAAATCCGGTGGCATAGCCTTAAATACCCCTATAGATTCTATAGATTTTGAAATTTTATTGAAAGATATCAAGCAAAAATTAGCTATACATAACCTACTGTATGTTCAAGCCACGCATAAGATTGATCATATTTATATTGTATGCGGAGGGGGATCTTCTTATCTTTATAATGGCGAAATGAAGAGTAGGTCTTGCTTGATTACAGGGGATATTAAATATCACGATGCTATGATCGCAAAATCTTTGGGGATTAGTCTCATTGACGTAGGACATTATGTTAGTGAAAGATTTTTTCCAAAAATTGTAGAATCTATTTTGAAAACTAAGGGTTATCAGGCTATAATTAAAGACTGTGAAAATCCATTTGCGTATCTATAA
- the glyQ gene encoding glycine--tRNA ligase subunit alpha has protein sequence MALEENSFSDILLKLQSFWKSQGCLIMQPYDIPAGAGTFHPATLLRSLDSKPWSVAYVAPSRRPTDGRYGQNPNRLGSYYQFQTLIKPSPENIQELYLKSLDVLGLNAKDHDIRFVEDNWESPTLGAWGLGWEVWLDGMEVTQFTYFQQVGGIACDPVAVEITYGVERLAMSIQNVDSILDIKWAKGADGESIKYARVHLESEYEFSKYHFEVADTQMLFEMFEKTQQEAKRCLEAEIPLPAYDYTMMSSHFFNILDARKAISVAQRQNYILKIRDLAKGCAVLYKDQESQREERLRVYS, from the coding sequence ATGGCCTTGGAAGAGAATAGTTTTTCTGATATTTTACTCAAACTTCAAAGTTTTTGGAAATCTCAAGGTTGCTTGATAATGCAACCTTATGATATTCCTGCAGGCGCAGGCACATTTCATCCTGCTACCCTTTTAAGAAGTCTTGATAGCAAGCCTTGGAGTGTGGCTTATGTTGCTCCTTCGCGTCGTCCTACAGATGGGAGGTATGGACAAAATCCCAATCGCTTAGGGAGTTATTATCAATTTCAAACTCTCATCAAACCTAGCCCTGAAAATATTCAAGAGCTTTATTTGAAAAGTCTTGATGTCTTAGGGCTTAATGCCAAAGATCATGATATACGATTTGTTGAAGATAACTGGGAATCTCCTACACTTGGGGCATGGGGACTTGGATGGGAGGTCTGGTTAGATGGTATGGAAGTAACTCAATTTACATATTTTCAGCAAGTAGGGGGGATTGCTTGTGATCCTGTGGCTGTAGAAATTACTTATGGAGTGGAGCGTTTGGCTATGTCGATTCAAAATGTTGATTCTATTTTGGATATAAAATGGGCAAAAGGGGCTGATGGAGAGAGTATTAAATATGCTAGAGTGCATCTGGAAAGTGAGTATGAGTTTAGTAAATATCATTTTGAAGTTGCAGATACTCAAATGCTTTTTGAAATGTTTGAAAAGACGCAACAAGAAGCCAAAAGATGTCTTGAAGCAGAGATTCCTCTCCCTGCATATGATTACACGATGATGAGTTCGCATTTTTTTAATATTTTAGATGCCAGAAAGGCAATTTCTGTAGCCCAAAGACAGAATTATATCCTTAAAATTCGCGATCTTGCCAAAGGTTGCGCAGTGTTGTATAAAGATCAAGAGTCCCAAAGAGAAGAAAGACTGAGGGTATATTCATGA
- a CDS encoding NAD(P)H-dependent glycerol-3-phosphate dehydrogenase, whose product MAITIFGGGAWGRALAFGFAKKNKVYIVSRRDISGLLLPLNKSPENVSPIVQCSVEESLKSQYFVIAITTSALREWFSLTPLASNVKIMIASKGIEEGTGAFVGDIAQDFVDKQNLCFLAGPSFAKEVTLGLPCALAIHSSNTLLAEEFANLMPAFIKPYVKDDVIGGEVAGAYKNVIAIAGGICDGLNLGQNAKASLLSRGLVEMCRFGEYFGAKIQTFLGLSGAGDLFLSANSILSRNYRVGLGLAQNKAIEDILGDLGEVAEGVKTAKAITQIAQREKIYTPIATEVQEIIEGKSPIKSMNTLMQR is encoded by the coding sequence ATGGCAATTACAATTTTTGGTGGTGGGGCTTGGGGTAGAGCATTAGCTTTTGGATTTGCAAAAAAAAATAAAGTTTATATTGTATCAAGGCGAGATATTTCCGGTTTGCTTTTACCCTTAAACAAATCGCCTGAGAATGTTTCTCCTATTGTCCAATGTTCTGTAGAAGAAAGCCTAAAATCGCAGTATTTTGTTATTGCTATTACAACTTCTGCCTTGAGGGAATGGTTTAGCTTGACTCCTTTGGCTTCAAATGTAAAAATCATGATTGCTTCTAAAGGTATAGAGGAGGGGACAGGGGCTTTTGTTGGTGATATTGCGCAAGATTTTGTCGATAAACAAAATTTATGTTTTCTTGCAGGTCCAAGTTTTGCCAAAGAAGTAACTTTGGGCTTGCCTTGCGCATTGGCTATTCATTCAAGTAACACTTTGCTTGCTGAGGAATTTGCTAATTTGATGCCGGCGTTTATCAAACCATATGTAAAAGATGATGTGATTGGAGGAGAGGTGGCCGGAGCATATAAAAATGTGATTGCCATAGCAGGAGGGATTTGTGATGGGCTCAATCTTGGGCAAAATGCCAAAGCCTCATTATTGTCGCGTGGGCTTGTAGAAATGTGTCGGTTTGGAGAATATTTTGGAGCCAAAATACAAACCTTTTTAGGGCTTTCCGGTGCCGGAGATTTGTTTTTGAGTGCAAATTCCATTCTTTCAAGAAATTATCGCGTAGGGTTGGGGTTAGCGCAAAATAAAGCCATAGAAGATATCTTAGGCGATCTTGGAGAGGTGGCTGAGGGGGTTAAGACTGCCAAGGCAATTACTCAAATTGCTCAAAGAGAAAAGATTTATACACCTATTGCTACTGAGGTTCAAGAAATCATTGAAGGCAAAAGCCCTATCAAAAGTATGAATACCCTTATGCAGCGATAA
- a CDS encoding MFS transporter produces MKNLSLGKTLNKQHIKTLSLSSLGGTLEFYDFVIFVFFATVISQLFFPADIHPFWSTFNTYATFAAGYFIRPLGGIIMAHFGDKNGRKNMFMLSILLMVIPTFLIGILPTYEDIGYGAILLLVVMRILQGIAIGGELPGAWVFISEHVPKRRLGFSLGILTASITGGILLGSIASLIIHFIYNEVEISRYAWRIPFILGGIFGIISIFLRRYLEETPVFKEIKAQNALLKLPLKKVFTDFKKNIVISMTMTWILTGCIVILVLLMPNFMKKVLDASSIEITLIQMVVIFALGVGCVVTGFLRDKFGTIRILGIFSLGFGITSLMFFYTLYHGVLLQWIVFWYILAGIFAGVVNFTPLIMVSVFPANIRFSGLSFSYNLAYAIFGGLAPILVVSLNAYEPMWVGYYLLFLGLLGFGVSVYLRSQDLD; encoded by the coding sequence ATGAAAAATTTATCTTTAGGCAAAACCCTAAATAAACAGCATATCAAAACCCTCTCTTTATCTTCGCTTGGAGGGACATTAGAATTTTATGATTTTGTTATTTTTGTATTTTTTGCTACGGTAATCTCTCAACTGTTTTTTCCGGCAGATATTCATCCGTTTTGGAGTACATTTAATACATATGCCACATTTGCAGCGGGATATTTTATACGTCCTTTGGGTGGGATTATCATGGCGCATTTTGGAGATAAAAACGGGCGTAAAAATATGTTTATGCTTTCAATTTTGTTGATGGTCATCCCTACGTTTTTAATTGGTATTTTGCCTACTTATGAAGATATTGGATATGGAGCAATTTTGTTGCTTGTTGTTATGAGGATTCTTCAAGGGATTGCCATAGGTGGGGAATTGCCAGGTGCGTGGGTATTTATCTCTGAACATGTGCCCAAAAGACGTTTGGGGTTTTCATTAGGAATATTGACTGCTTCAATTACAGGGGGTATTTTATTGGGTTCTATTGCTTCTTTGATTATCCATTTTATTTATAATGAAGTTGAAATTTCCCGGTATGCTTGGAGAATTCCTTTTATTTTGGGGGGAATATTTGGAATTATTTCTATTTTTCTAAGAAGATATTTAGAAGAAACTCCGGTTTTCAAAGAAATCAAAGCTCAAAATGCTTTGTTAAAACTCCCTCTCAAAAAAGTCTTTACTGATTTTAAAAAAAATATTGTTATCTCCATGACGATGACTTGGATACTCACAGGGTGTATTGTTATTTTGGTGCTTTTGATGCCTAATTTTATGAAAAAAGTATTGGATGCTTCAAGCATAGAAATTACCCTTATCCAAATGGTTGTAATTTTTGCGCTTGGGGTAGGGTGTGTAGTAACAGGGTTTTTGAGGGATAAGTTTGGCACAATTAGGATTTTGGGTATTTTTTCTCTGGGATTTGGGATCACTTCTTTGATGTTTTTCTATACTCTTTATCATGGGGTTTTACTTCAATGGATTGTTTTTTGGTATATTTTGGCAGGTATTTTTGCAGGAGTTGTAAATTTCACTCCTTTGATTATGGTATCTGTTTTTCCGGCAAATATAAGATTTAGCGGGTTATCTTTTTCTTATAATTTAGCTTATGCTATTTTTGGAGGACTAGCCCCTATTTTAGTAGTGAGTTTGAATGCTTATGAACCCATGTGGGTAGGGTATTATTTATTATTTTTAGGATTATTGGGGTTTGGAGTGAGTGTATATTTACGATCACAAGATTTAGATTAA